Proteins encoded by one window of Blautia luti:
- a CDS encoding GTP pyrophosphokinase, translating to MTKDEVKKLRMNSPESLQFLNNATKFYNLMMMYRCAIREIQTKLEVLDDEFSVENNRNPISFIKTRIKQPNSIYDKLQKMGYEFTTENIQTYLNDVAGVRIVCAFIDDIYMISDLITQQDDIKVIEIKDYIKNPKSNGYRSYHMIVEIPVFFAKGKTPMRVELQIRTNGMDFWATLEHQLRYKKGIEEMPGYDEISEELLHSARAIIEADNEMQRIKDKIGMFHEI from the coding sequence ATGACAAAAGATGAAGTAAAAAAACTCAGGATGAACAGTCCGGAATCACTACAGTTTTTAAATAATGCTACAAAATTTTATAATTTAATGATGATGTATCGTTGTGCTATTCGGGAGATACAAACTAAACTTGAGGTTTTGGATGATGAATTTTCAGTTGAGAACAATCGAAATCCTATTTCTTTTATAAAAACAAGAATTAAGCAGCCCAATAGTATTTACGATAAACTGCAGAAGATGGGATATGAATTTACAACAGAAAATATACAGACATATCTCAATGATGTAGCAGGCGTTCGAATAGTTTGTGCGTTTATTGACGATATTTATATGATATCAGATTTGATTACCCAACAGGATGATATTAAAGTTATTGAAATAAAAGATTATATAAAAAATCCAAAATCGAATGGTTATCGAAGCTATCATATGATTGTTGAAATACCAGTATTTTTTGCTAAGGGTAAAACACCTATGCGTGTAGAATTACAGATTCGAACCAATGGTATGGATTTCTGGGCAACATTGGAACATCAACTTCGCTATAAAAAAGGAATTGAAGAAATGCCTGGCTATGATGAGATAAGTGAAGAATTACTTCATTCTGCAAGAGCTATCATTGAAGCAGATAATGAAATGCAGAGAATAAAAGACAAAATTGGTATGTTCCACGAAATTTAG